One Rhinolophus sinicus isolate RSC01 linkage group LG06, ASM3656204v1, whole genome shotgun sequence DNA window includes the following coding sequences:
- the LOC141572321 gene encoding uncharacterized protein LOC141572321: MEQRKNYIRRLHSARRRAGRSQGRERGGASPGSSAPSGPSPPSSVGHPSPSLRGPRPYLWARGCRVRRVLGSSEVSLGRDQRRPATAGSPAEPLLMACRAQSSAAAATAAPSSQSSSRAPSRDAANALAPQPSSPPPPWHGRSRLQRRPARSRASGSQRRPAPGPGVAAAARQPTPRYQSRCDAGRVPGNFLPCREHPAPGPAARAVARRWGLSSGREKKSSHCFPTGPLRPLIRPPGGSAVGDRLGLVPSLPSLTMRGKPEASLRAAFDPLPQPSRGLKKQTAFLKADSYLYGKSARWKKRQQQTYRQGY, encoded by the exons ATGGAACAACGGAAAAACTACATAAG GCGACTACACTCAGCCCGCCGGAGAGCCGGGAGAAGCCAGGGACGCGAGCGAGGCGGGGCGAGTCCTGGCTCCAGCGCACCTAGCGGACCAAGCCCGCCATCCTCTGTGGGCCACCCCTCTCCATCCCTCCGCGGTCCCCGCCCTTACCTCTGGGCGCGAGGGTGCCGGGTGCGGAGGGTGCTGGGGAGCTCCGAGGTGTCTCTCGGCCGGGATCAGAGGCGGCCAGCGACAGCAGGATCACCCGCGGAGCCGCTGCTCATGGCTTGTCGCGCCCAGAGCTCTGCGGCCGCGGCCACGGCGGCGCCTTCCTCCCAGTCCTCTTCGCGGGCTCCGAGCCGGGACGCAGCTAACGCCTTGGCCCCGCAGCCTTCCTCCCCTCCGCCTCCCTGGCACGGACGGAGCCGCCTCCAGCGCCGCCCCGCGCGCAGCCGGGCCAGCGGCAGCCAGCGCCGCCCAGCGCCCGGCCCCGgggtcgccgccgccgcccgccagCCCACCCCGCGATACCAGTCCCGCTGTGACGCAGGCCGCGTGCCCGGGAACTTCCTCCCCTGCAGAGAGCACCCGGCGCCGGGACCAGCGGCGAGGGCTGTCGCCCGCCGCTGGGGACTTTCTTCAGGACGTGAAAAAAAATCCTCCCACTGCTTCCCGACTGGGCCACTCCGGCCGCTGATCCGCCCACCCGGCGGCTCCGCAGTGGGGGATCGACTGGGTCTCGTACCTTCCCTACCATCCCTAACAATGCGCGGAAAACCCGAGGCGTCTCTGCGCGCAGCGTTTGATCCGCTACCGCAGCCTTCTCGCGG GCTGAAAAAGCAAACTGCCTTCTTGAAAGCTGACAGCTATCTATACGGAAAATCTGCCCGgtggaaaaaaagacaacaacaaacgTACAGACAAGGTTACTAA